The genomic DNA CCGGGGGATATCCGCCTCCGTTTCGACCTGCCATTTCTTGAGCACCTTCAATAACTCGGCCGCCTTTTCCGGATGTTGGTCGGCGAGATCGGTGCTTTCGCCTAAGTCATCCCGCAGGTTATAGAGCTCGATCGATCCGGTCTCAAAAAACTCCATCAGCTTCCAATCGCCCATCCGGACGACGCTGCAGGGCGTCCCTCGCCAATACATCCGGTCGGTCCCGTAGATCGGCTTCACCTGCACTTCTCCGTTGAGATACAGCGGGTAGTGCCAGTAGATCGCGCGCGGAGCGATCGCGTTGCCCATCATCAGTGGAACGATGGAGACGCCGTCCAGCGGCTGGTCCTTCGCCAACGGCGCCCCCGTCATTTCGGCAAACGTCGGCATGTAATCGACGCCCGTCACCGGCGTATCGCAGACGGATCCCGGCTTGATCTTCCCGGGCCAACTCATGACAAGCGGCGTGCGAATACCGCCTTCGTAGAAGCCACCTTTGGAACCTTTCAGCGGCGTGTTCCAGGTCGCTCTGCCATACCCGCCGTTGTCGGACGTAAAGATTACCAGCGTCTCCTGCTGGATCCCGTTCTCCTCGATCGCCTGCCGCAGCCGGCCAACCGATCTATCGACAGCTTCGATCATCGCGGCGTAAACGGGGTTCCAGTTCCGGCTCCACTTTTTCGATGCCAGCTTCCTCTTGTATTTGTCGACCACGGCGGCGCGAGCATTGATCGGAGTGTGAACGTCGAAGTGGTTCAGATAGATAAAAAACGGATCGTCTTTGTTGTCGGAGATGTAATCGACAGCCGCATCGGTCAGCCACTGAGCGACATTTTTGTTGCCGTAGAATTTGTGATCCTTCTTCAAGTCGGCGCCGCGCCCGTCGACATCGTTCCTGTCGAAGCCGAGCCCGCTGCCCGAACCGAGGTGCCATTTGCCCAGGTGCAACGTTTTGTAGTCGACTTGCTTCAGCAAGCGGGCCAACGAAAACGTCTCGGGATCCAAGCTACCAACGGTTGGGATCTTGCCGTCTCCTTTTGGCTTCTGCCTGCTGGGAACCAACAACCGCATGTAACGCTGCTCTCCCTTGGAGACCATTCCGGGAGTCCACATCTTCGTCCGCGGCGTATACATTCCGCTCATGATGCAGGACCGTGAGGGCATGCAGTTCGCAGCACCAGGATACGCATCGGTGAACTCCATCCCCGACCGACAGAGCGCGTCGATGTTGGGCGTTTCGTAGAACTCCGCGCCGTTGTAGCCGACGTCCGCCCAGCCCAAATCGTCTGCCATGATGAAGACGATATTGGGCTTCCTGCCGTCTGCCGCTTGAACGACTCCATCAGTCACGACCAGCATGATCGCGATGCTGGATGCCCAAATTGTTACCCGATTGATCATCGTATTTTTCCGTACGTTGGGAAGGTAGTTCGATGGTCGCCTTTCGCTCCGCGAAAGAGCGTGCATCCGGGCCGCACTTTCGCGGAGCGAAAGGCGACCATGGCAGCAACCACCCGATTGTATGGCAGGGAGGCGCAGAATCGACCATAATTCAAAGCTCTGGCGAATTTCTTGTCCAACCGAGCAGCCTGTGCGGGAAAGAATATGTACGGACGAACAGAACCCGATACCAGCACACGGCAAACGCGCGTCGCTGCGGCGATGGTCGCATTTCGATCCGCGAAAGTGTGTCCCCACAGATCGATCATTCGAACAATCCACACGTTGGCCCTCCTGGCTGTCCTACTCACCAGCGGTATCGCACCGGCAAGCGCCGCGGACAAACCAAACAAAGAACTATCCGGCGAAAGCGAAGTCCTCTTCGTCCGCCGGATCGCACCGATGTTCCGTGAGAAGTGCCTCGGCTGTCACGGGCAGGATCCCGAAGCGATCGAAGGCGGGATCGACTTCCGCACGATCGCTCCATTGCTTGCTGGCGGAGATAGCGGCGAAGCTGGCATCGTACCGGGACAGCCCAACGCGAGCTCGATCTATCTGGCGGCGGCGCGAGGCGAAGACGCTTTCTCAGCGATGCCACCGAAAGAAAGCGAAGCCCTCAGCGAAGAACAGCTCCGGTGGCTCAGTCGTTGGATTGAAACGGGAGCCCACTGGCCATCGGATGAACGGACGCTCGCGATCGAAACGGAATTCGCCGACGCCTGGTCGTCCGAAGATGGCGTGAAGGTCAACACCTCCGGCGGTCTCGATAGCAACTGGACCAACCGGCGCTACGACCCGGCGGGACTGTGGGCCTATCAACCGGTCGCTGGTCGCCTTTCGCTCCGCGATAACGATGCGAACTTTCACGAAGCGAAACGGGACGATGTCGATCACTTCATCGACGATGCGATGCCCGACGGGATCGCCGTCGCACCACGAGCGGACCGCCGGACGCTGATCCGCCGTGCGACTTTCGATCTGACCGGATTGCCGCCGACGCCCGGCGAGATCGCTAGCTTCCTCAGCGACCCAGCGGATGACGTAACCGCCTTTCGCTCGCTCGTCGACCGCTTGCTCGCTTCACCTCATTACGGCGAACGGATGGCCCAACATTGGCTCGACGTGACTCGCTACGCCGACTCCTCCGGCTTCGCTAACGATTACCAGCGCGGCAACGCCTGGCGATACCGCGACTATGTCATCCGATCGTTTAACGACGACAAACCTTATGACCAATTTGTCCGCGAGCAGATCGCGGGGGACGAGATCGATCCCGACGATCCTGAAGGCATCATCGCCGTGGGGTTCCTTCGCATGGGCCCTTGGGAATTGACAGGCATGGAAGTCGCCAAGGTCGCCCGAATGCGATTCCTCGACGACGTGACCAACAGCGTGGGCGAAACGTTTCTCGGCCAATCGCTGCAATGCTGTCGTTGTCACGATCACAAATTCGATCCGATCCCTACTCGCGATTATTACAGCATCCAAGCCGTCTTCGCGACGACGCAATTGGCGGAACGACCTGCCAGTTTTCTGCGGGATGAGAACACCAGCGGTTTTGAAGAGAAGACGTATCTCGAACAGCAGCGGAACAGCTACGCCCAAACGCAGCAGCAGTTAGATGAAGTCCTGCTGGAGAACGCTGAAAAATGGTACGACGACATGGTCGCCTTTCGCTCCGCGAAAGAGCGTTCCGACGATCAACGTCCGACTGCGGAGCAAACGACGACTCAAGATGAGCGCACTTTCGCGGAGCGAAAGGCGACCATCAAGCAGCGATGGAACGATGCGGTTACCAAGGCAAAACAGAAACGTTCGGGGCGGGGGAGTTTTGCTGCCGCTCGTGGTGCACTGATCTCTGCGGGAGTCGATCCACAGGAGATACCACCGGTCCGCGTCGGATTCACTCCGCAACAATTTGGGCTCGAACGCGTCTCTCGCAAAGGCATGCAACGACTGCAGTGGGAATTCGATCGCTACCAACCGTTTGCACACTCGGTTTACAACGGGTACACGCCATCGATGACATCCGTCTCCCAACCGCTTCGAATACCCAAGGATCGCACTCGCGGTGAGCTCGAGAAATCGGTGATCCATACCGGCGGCGACCCGTTTGCCGCGGGCGAACCTGTCGCGGCGGGAGTGTTGAGTGTGATCGAGGACCAGGTTTCGGCGGAGATCCCCGGAACGATCGACGGTCGCCGAACAGCGCTCGCCAATTGGATCGCCGATCCCAAAAATCCGCTCACCACGCGCGTGATCGCCAACCGAGTCTGGCAATGGCACTTTGGTCGCGCGATCGCGGGAAATCCCAATAACTTCGGTTCGACTGGCAAACGCCCCACGCATCCCGAGTTGCTCGATTGGTTAGCCGGTGAATTGGTTGCCAGCGGTTGGTCGATCAAGCACCTGCACCGCACGATCATGAACTCCGACACCTACTGTCGGTCGACTCGATACCCGCTCCCCGCGGAAGCGGATGAACCGCAAGATCCCCAATCGCTTGATCGCGACGCTTTGGCCCGCGCGTCGAACGCGTACGCAGTCTTCCTGCCGCGGCGTTTGAGTGCGGAAGAGCTTCGCGATTCGATGCTGAGTGTCAGCGGCGAATTAAATCCCGCGGTGGGTGGCATTCCCTGCCGACCGATCATCAATGCGGAAGTTGCGTTGCAACCGCGTCAGGTGATGGGCACGTTTGCTGCGGCGTGGACACCGAATCCCAAGCCACAGCAACGCAACCGCCGCTCGATCTACGTTTTAAAACTCCGCGGCTTGGTCACGCCGGGGCTCGAAGTTTTCAACGCGCCGTCGCCCGACTTCTCCTGCGAACGCCGTGACACATCGACAGTCACGCCTCAGGTGTTTGCAATGTTTAACAGCCGTAACACGCACGCCCGGGCGAGGGCATTGGCAAGAGAAGCGATGCAAAACACCTCCGATCCAACCGAAGCGATCGGCATAATTTATCAGCGATTGTTTTGCCGCGAAGCGACAGCGGAAGAGATTGAGCGATCCGTGACGCATTGGCAGCGGATCCAGTCGATGCTGCCAGCGACAGCGGATCCGGTCGACCCGCCAGCTCGCGAAGTCATCCGCGAGGCGGTTGAAGAGAACACAGGCGAGCGATTCCGCTTCACCGAAACAAGACACGCCGTCGACGACTTCCAACCCGACATACAACCAAGCGAAATGGATCCGAAGATACGAGCCTTAGCCGATGTTTGTTTGGTGCTGATGAATAGCAACGAATTCGTATACGTGTACTGATGGTCGCCTTTCGCTCCGCGAAAGTGCGTCCCCATACAGGTCTTTCGCGGAGCGAAAAACGACAATCTCTTTCGCGGAGGTATCAATCCATGATTGGCGAATTGTTTGATCCGAAAGCCGAACTATTCATCCATGAGCATTGCCGACCGCATTGGTCCCAAGTTGGCGCAATCGTGTTTATTACGTTCCGGACTGCAGATTCGATTCCGAAGGAAGTCATTGAACGTTGGGAGCGGGAAAAGCAAGATTGGCTCGAGCGGAAAGGCCTTTCAATCACAGGTCAACACTGGTCTCAGATTGTGCCTACGCTCGACGACAGCATTCGCGAGATGTTCAATCGCAATTTTGATCGCTGTCGAGAAGATTGTCTCGACACATGTTTAGGTGAATGTGTCTTGCGTCGCCCAGCACTAGCTAAAATTGTGGGCGATGCCTTGCTTTATTTTGATGCCATCCGATATCGGATGGGCGATTTCATCGTAATGCCCAATCATGTGCATGCACTTGTCGCTTTCAGCACCCCCGAAGCACTGGCAACCCAAACCGACTCCTGGCTCCATTACACCGCGTTTGAAATCAACAAAACGCTCGATCGTAAAGGAAAATTCTGGCAACAAGAGCCATTTGATCATCTTGTTCGCAGTCCTGAGCAATACGATTACCTTCGCGATTACATCCAATACAATCCACAGAAAGCTGGGCTTAATCCAGGCGAATATCTATATCGACGCTATGAATGACGACTGACAGTTCTTTCGCAACAGGGCCTATATGAATGATTGCTTCACGCTCTGCGGCTCTTGAGCTATGAGATGGTCGCCTTTCGCTCCGCGAAAGTGCGTACAACAAAAACTGCATTTGCAGCGTGCAAGGCACCAATATTCAACCAATTCCACGGCCACTTTGTATAACTGCGTTATCCGACTTTCTAGCGTTCTTTCGCGGAGCGAAAGACGACCAAACAGCGGCAACCACGGGACCCGACACATGCAAGCTTCACGACGAAATTTCGTTTATTCGTTGGGTACTTCCCTCGGTAGCATTGCGCTCTCCGCGATGCTGTCGGACGATGCGCAAGCGGCCTCAGTCGCCAACGACAGCGCCGCGGCGCCGCTGGCTCCTAAGGCGGGGCATTTTCCGGCGAAGGCTAGGAATTGCATCTTTCTGATGATGGAGGGTGGGCCGTCACACATCGACACCTTTGACCCCAAGCCGTCGCTGAGCAAGTTGCACTTGAAGGAGTTCACTCGCCAGGGTGAGCAGAAATCGGCGATGGAAAGTGGCAAACGCTATTACGTCGAGAGCCCGTTCCGTTTCGGCAAACACGGCGAAAGCGGAGCCGACATGGCGGATAACTGGACGCACCTCTCCAAGCTCGCCGACGATCTATGCTTCTATCGCGGATGCCAAGTCGACAGCGTCAATCACCCGACGGCGATGTATCAAATGAACTGTGGCAATCGCTTCGGCGGCGATCCGGGACTGGGGGCATGGGTGACTTACGGGCTGGGTAGCGAAAACCAAAACCTACCCGGCTTCCTGGTCCTGCCCGAGGTGTCGTATCCGCAAGGCGGCGCGGCGAATTGGAGCAACGGCTACCTGCCCGCTTTTTATCAGGGAACGCCGCTGCGTCCCAAGGGATCGCCGATCCTCGACCTGCAACCGCCGCCCGGCGTGAGCGCCGCGAGGCAGCGAGCGAATCTCGATTTCCTGAACAAACTCAACGCCGACCATGCCGCGAAGCATCCCGCTCACGATGACCTAAACGCTCGGATCGAAAGCTACGAACTGGCCTTCCGCATGCAGATGGAAGTCCCCGATGCGATCGATCTGTCGGGAGAGGACGCGAAGACGCTGGACCTTTATGGCATCGGTGGCGAGGCGACCGATGCCTTTGGCCGCAAGTGCCTGCTGGCTCGAAAGATGGTCGAAAAAGGAGTCCGTTTCGTCCAACTCTACAACGGTTCCTGGGACAGCCACGACTACATCGAACGCGCTCACGGCAACTTAGTCCGCAGCGTCGATCAACCGATCGCCGCGCTGATCCAAGACTTGAAACAGCGTGGGTTGTTGGAGAGCACATTGATCGTGTGGTGCGGCGAATTCGGTCGCACTCCGGACAATGGAGTTCGTGGCGGCGTAGCATATGGTCGCGATCACAATCCCAACGCGATGACGATCTGGATGGCTGGAGGCGGCTGCAATGCCGGACATACGATCGGTGCGACCGACGAGCTGGGCATGACCGCTGTCGAAAACGTCCACCACGTCCGCGATTTCCACTGCACCCTGCTTCGTCTGCTGGGCTTGGACGACAACAAATTGACTTACTATCACGCCGGACGCTTTAAACAGCTCAGTCAATTCGGCGGCAAGGTGATCGATGAACTGATTGCATGAACTGCCTGACAGCTTCAAACCGAATGCTGGCGTGCCACAGATGCAGGAACGCGGCTCCTGCGGCTCGCGTATCTAAACCGCGCCGATCAGTGCTCTAGCGGTGGGATCGGACTGCCGTGGGGATCGGTTTGCGTATCGCGGGTCTCGCGATTCAACTTGTCCCCCATCTCCGCATCGGTCACATGTTCCAGAGCGTCCGCTTTGGCGTGCAGTCGGTCGGTGTCGACTCCCGCTTCATCGACAAGGTATTGCTCCCACAAGCGATGACTGCGGACCAGCCACCGCGCTTGGGTGCGGCCGCGTTTGGTCAATCGGTATCCAGAATCGATCGGTTGCACGTTGCCACGCCCCTGATGCATCCGCAACAGCAGAGCGGTCGAGAGCGGACCGGCCATCAACCGCGGCCCCAATTGAGCTCCCGTCGCAACGACATGATCGCGATGCTCTTCCATTCGGAACATCACCGCCAACACATCTTCCGCCAAGATCCGCCAACTGAGCATCTGCCGCCGGACAGCTTTCACCAGCACGCCGTGCCGCGGTCCCAACAGCATCGCCACAACAAACAGTAGTCCCGTGGCAACGGCCATCATCCCCGAGGTGCTTGTGCTGCGGAAACCGAACCAACCGGGAACGACCAGCGCCGACAGATGTCCAAGCACTCCCGACGCGATCGCGATCAGACTGCTCAGCAAAATCACCATCGATAACCGATCGGTCAACATCAGCGCCGCTGCGGGCGGAACGACAAACATCGCCACGACCAAGATATTGCCGACGCTTTCAAAACTGGCGACCGCGGTGATCGCTACCAACGTCATCAGCGAATAATGGATCAACGTCGCTCGAAAGCCCAACGCCGTCGCCAACGAAGCGTCGAACGAACTGAGCTTCAACTCTTTATAGAACAGCGCAACGAAGGCGACGTTGATGCACAACACCACGCTTAAGACGGCCACGACGCGAGGCATTTCCAGCCCGGCGAAACGCACAAGATCCAACGGCGTCAATTCGATTGCCCCATATAAAACGCAGCCCGGGTCGAGATCGACGTGA from Rosistilla oblonga includes the following:
- a CDS encoding metal ABC transporter permease; amino-acid sequence: MNALQSLTWSLDGWIIVAGCLCALSAALLGNFLVLRKMSMLGDAITHAVLPGLAAAFLLTGNRSSIAMFVGAVIVGVLTALFSEWIRGFGKVDEGASMGVVFTSLFALGLVMIVQAADHVDLDPGCVLYGAIELTPLDLVRFAGLEMPRVVAVLSVVLCINVAFVALFYKELKLSSFDASLATALGFRATLIHYSLMTLVAITAVASFESVGNILVVAMFVVPPAAALMLTDRLSMVILLSSLIAIASGVLGHLSALVVPGWFGFRSTSTSGMMAVATGLLFVVAMLLGPRHGVLVKAVRRQMLSWRILAEDVLAVMFRMEEHRDHVVATGAQLGPRLMAGPLSTALLLRMHQGRGNVQPIDSGYRLTKRGRTQARWLVRSHRLWEQYLVDEAGVDTDRLHAKADALEHVTDAEMGDKLNRETRDTQTDPHGSPIPPLEH
- a CDS encoding PSD1 and planctomycete cytochrome C domain-containing protein, translated to MVAFRSAKVCPHRSIIRTIHTLALLAVLLTSGIAPASAADKPNKELSGESEVLFVRRIAPMFREKCLGCHGQDPEAIEGGIDFRTIAPLLAGGDSGEAGIVPGQPNASSIYLAAARGEDAFSAMPPKESEALSEEQLRWLSRWIETGAHWPSDERTLAIETEFADAWSSEDGVKVNTSGGLDSNWTNRRYDPAGLWAYQPVAGRLSLRDNDANFHEAKRDDVDHFIDDAMPDGIAVAPRADRRTLIRRATFDLTGLPPTPGEIASFLSDPADDVTAFRSLVDRLLASPHYGERMAQHWLDVTRYADSSGFANDYQRGNAWRYRDYVIRSFNDDKPYDQFVREQIAGDEIDPDDPEGIIAVGFLRMGPWELTGMEVAKVARMRFLDDVTNSVGETFLGQSLQCCRCHDHKFDPIPTRDYYSIQAVFATTQLAERPASFLRDENTSGFEEKTYLEQQRNSYAQTQQQLDEVLLENAEKWYDDMVAFRSAKERSDDQRPTAEQTTTQDERTFAERKATIKQRWNDAVTKAKQKRSGRGSFAAARGALISAGVDPQEIPPVRVGFTPQQFGLERVSRKGMQRLQWEFDRYQPFAHSVYNGYTPSMTSVSQPLRIPKDRTRGELEKSVIHTGGDPFAAGEPVAAGVLSVIEDQVSAEIPGTIDGRRTALANWIADPKNPLTTRVIANRVWQWHFGRAIAGNPNNFGSTGKRPTHPELLDWLAGELVASGWSIKHLHRTIMNSDTYCRSTRYPLPAEADEPQDPQSLDRDALARASNAYAVFLPRRLSAEELRDSMLSVSGELNPAVGGIPCRPIINAEVALQPRQVMGTFAAAWTPNPKPQQRNRRSIYVLKLRGLVTPGLEVFNAPSPDFSCERRDTSTVTPQVFAMFNSRNTHARARALAREAMQNTSDPTEAIGIIYQRLFCREATAEEIERSVTHWQRIQSMLPATADPVDPPAREVIREAVEENTGERFRFTETRHAVDDFQPDIQPSEMDPKIRALADVCLVLMNSNEFVYVY
- a CDS encoding sulfatase, translated to MINRVTIWASSIAIMLVVTDGVVQAADGRKPNIVFIMADDLGWADVGYNGAEFYETPNIDALCRSGMEFTDAYPGAANCMPSRSCIMSGMYTPRTKMWTPGMVSKGEQRYMRLLVPSRQKPKGDGKIPTVGSLDPETFSLARLLKQVDYKTLHLGKWHLGSGSGLGFDRNDVDGRGADLKKDHKFYGNKNVAQWLTDAAVDYISDNKDDPFFIYLNHFDVHTPINARAAVVDKYKRKLASKKWSRNWNPVYAAMIEAVDRSVGRLRQAIEENGIQQETLVIFTSDNGGYGRATWNTPLKGSKGGFYEGGIRTPLVMSWPGKIKPGSVCDTPVTGVDYMPTFAEMTGAPLAKDQPLDGVSIVPLMMGNAIAPRAIYWHYPLYLNGEVQVKPIYGTDRMYWRGTPCSVVRMGDWKLMEFFETGSIELYNLRDDLGESTDLADQHPEKAAELLKVLKKWQVETEADIPRTLNPDFDPDYAPAGKKGAR
- a CDS encoding transposase is translated as MIGELFDPKAELFIHEHCRPHWSQVGAIVFITFRTADSIPKEVIERWEREKQDWLERKGLSITGQHWSQIVPTLDDSIREMFNRNFDRCREDCLDTCLGECVLRRPALAKIVGDALLYFDAIRYRMGDFIVMPNHVHALVAFSTPEALATQTDSWLHYTAFEINKTLDRKGKFWQQEPFDHLVRSPEQYDYLRDYIQYNPQKAGLNPGEYLYRRYE
- a CDS encoding DUF1501 domain-containing protein; this translates as MQASRRNFVYSLGTSLGSIALSAMLSDDAQAASVANDSAAAPLAPKAGHFPAKARNCIFLMMEGGPSHIDTFDPKPSLSKLHLKEFTRQGEQKSAMESGKRYYVESPFRFGKHGESGADMADNWTHLSKLADDLCFYRGCQVDSVNHPTAMYQMNCGNRFGGDPGLGAWVTYGLGSENQNLPGFLVLPEVSYPQGGAANWSNGYLPAFYQGTPLRPKGSPILDLQPPPGVSAARQRANLDFLNKLNADHAAKHPAHDDLNARIESYELAFRMQMEVPDAIDLSGEDAKTLDLYGIGGEATDAFGRKCLLARKMVEKGVRFVQLYNGSWDSHDYIERAHGNLVRSVDQPIAALIQDLKQRGLLESTLIVWCGEFGRTPDNGVRGGVAYGRDHNPNAMTIWMAGGGCNAGHTIGATDELGMTAVENVHHVRDFHCTLLRLLGLDDNKLTYYHAGRFKQLSQFGGKVIDELIA